A section of the Labrus bergylta chromosome 21, fLabBer1.1, whole genome shotgun sequence genome encodes:
- the itgb4 gene encoding integrin beta-4 isoform X3, whose translation MGRWSLHVSVGLGLLALLLTCCYAEVNYCYASREKTCSECLQTSVDCAYCPDEMYTGPRCDMERNIVAQGCSAAAIIRAQSSMQIEANRQINMKLQQSQVSPQQMSMSFLPGEQRLVDVEVFAPTKGPLDLYILMDFSNSMADDLDNLKRMGQELAKVVGSLSEDYTIGFGKFVDKVIEPQTDMRPLNLKQPWPNSDPPFSFKSVIKLTNNLDFFNQELQKERISGNLDAPEGGFDAILQAAVCKEKIGWRPQSTHLLVFSTESAFHYEADGANVLSGILKRNDELCHLNDKDEYTEDITQDYPSIPTLVRLLRKNNIIPIFAVTAHSFDYYKKLKEYFPIAEVGLLQEDSSNMLDLLDTAFKNIHSKMSIQAEDRPKAFATQFLSTTGSAAQYGAFNFKPGEIGKFKMLVSANREVDSEPVCQLDPAQKGGIMRIKPTTFSAAVNVNASVLCPTCDCEKARIPNAPICHGNGDLVCGKCHCHEGWLSAFCNCSASAASQDSSQCIAPGSTEACSGRGDCTDCGMCVCYNPKRFEGPYCQYDKTQCQRSGGFLCNDRGSCVMGRCVCTEGWEGNACDCSKSNQTCLDTKGGLCNGRGKCVCGRCECPSGIEMTSVCEPNFQAQLGVCESTRYCVQCQAWKTGEKKKKEECDKCIFKVIMVDELKERKKVLDSCSFRDEDDDCTYHYTVQNPEDKKIKDLVVEVLKKKDCPAASLLWLLPLLLFLLLLLALLLLCCWKYCACCKSCFQRCLAWLPCCRRGRMVGFKEDEYLLHQSRLTSDHLDTPMVRTGPPKGTDVVRWKVTDNVHRGPNHPQALIKPNPKEIIQYPISLRLNRLFSENLSRPESRDAEQLRKEVSDNLNEVYKQIPGAQKVQKISFRLQRNAGKRQDYAIMDTILPAPRGNYPDIVKLTEKNVQSGNLSDLKVVPGYFTVATDREAAGAVEFQEGVESLDVHVPLFAKEEDDDKKQLLVEAKDVPLGIAEIGKRLVNITIIKEHASSVFSFLQPAYTYNRKDGVANIPISREIIDDVRTQVTYRTRDLTAKDKRDYMTVEGDLTYLPGETQKTVPVRLLEVGEKNVLLEDKPVKQFVMDLSNPRQGAKLGRYPRTTVTIADQPEPTVMMFKKGSQNFSTSDPTYTIPVVRTHNQDSPATVKWRTKKAQRFDLSGPLKFGPGETEKNIVIDPGSHPGTIKPETFQLELFDPSSGATVGERKTTLVNVADGAPKSPEFSQMQQKGYINKSSSPANLKASSPANPKATATGPRGIRLKWDPPPGNPTGYKVKYWIYGDPEKDAKVMDVKTTHADLTNLYPYCDYEMRVCAYNAMGDSNDTDIVSCQTMEDVPGEPGRLAFNVISPTVTQISWAEPAETNGNITAYEVIYTPIDDDTKPVGAAKKVKIDNPKKRMMLIENLQNAQTYQYKVRAKNSVGWGPFRDATINLASQPARPLSIPIIPDIPIVDAEAGDEYDSYLMYSNEVLKSPTGSKTPSISGDDYTMNAKWDQNFLFPGGSGTRNLSASSSPMSTLSSNYKVGGGTYTTESSTTYMTGPGGTRRQEMIIGGGGGGGVGGGTYTTETSTTYMTGPGGTRRQEMLIGGGGVHTSEVIMRKRSENRGYTDENIRDSIVMGDLSGTFQSPDARLSPGVPDTPSRLVFSALGPTALKVSWQEPHCEKDILSYSVIYQLLNGGEANRVDVTNPEENSVIIQDLLPNHSYLFKVKAQSQEGWGPEREGVITIESAVDPKSPLSPMPGSPFTLSTPSAPGPLVFTALSPDSLQLSWEKPRKPNGDILGYVVTCEQLHGGGDVRTFQVNGDSADISLTVPNLTENIPYKFKVQARTTQGFGPEREGIITIESQDAGAMSQYSMQSMQMKDISQMPLQSNDSMLDSFFSDGMMMTTQRTETSGMVTRQVTKEVVQRSVTGGATVTKKMFYES comes from the exons ATGTATACCGGCCCTCGCTGTGACATGGAACGGAACATAGTTGCCCAAGGCTGCAGTGCTGCGGCAATAATCAGAGCTCAAAGCAGTATGCAGATAGAAGCG AATCGACAAATCAATATGAAGCTTCAGCAGTCGCAAGTGTCTCCTCAGCAGATGAGCATGAGCTTTCTGCCAGGAGAGCAGAGACTGGTAGATGTAGAAGTGTTTGCTCCAACCAAAGGTCCTCTGGACCTTTATATTCTTATGGACTTCTCCAACTCCATGGCTGACGATTTGGACAACTTGAAGAGGATGGGCCAGGAGCTAG CTAAGGTGGTGGGGAGTCTGTCAGAAGACTACACTATTGGCTTCGGAAAGTTTGTGGATAAAGTGATCGAGCCACAGACTGACATGAGACCGTTAAA CCTTAAGCAGCCATGGCCCAACAGCGACCCCCCGTTCTCATTCAAAAGCGTCATTAAGCTGACCAACAACTTGGACTTTTTCAACCAGGAGCTCCAGAAGGAGAGAATATCCGGCAACCTGGACGCTCCTGAAGGAGGTTTCGATGCCATATTGCAGGCTGCCGTTTGTAAG GAAAAGATTGGCTGGCGACCCCAAAGCACACATCTATTGGTTTTCTCCACCGAGTCAGCCTTTCATTACGAGGCTGACGGTGCCAACGTGCTCTCGGGCATTCTGAAACGCAATGACGAGCTCTGCCACTTGAACGACAAGGACGAGTATACAGAGGACATAACCCAGGATTACCCTTCAATACCTACACTGGTCCGTCTCCTGCgcaaaaacaacatcattccCATCTTTGCTGTCACCGCCCACTCCTTTGACTACTATAAG AAACTGAAAGAGTATTTCCCCATCGCTGAGGTTGGTTTGCTGCAAGAAGACTCCAGCAACATGCTTGATCTCCTGGATACTGCCTTCAAG AATATTCATTCTAAGATGAGCATCCAGGCAGAGGATAGACCCAAGGCTTTCGCAACACAGTTCCTGTCCACCACTGGAAGCGCTGCACAATATGGGGCCTTCAATTTTAAGCCTGGAGAAATA GGTAAGTTCAAGATGCTGGTCTCAGCTAACCGAGAGGTCGACAGCGAGCCAGTCTGTCAGCTGGATCCAGCCCAGAAAGGAGGAATAATGAGAATCAAACCAACAACCTTCAGTGCTGCTGTCAATGTGAATGCTTCAGTTTTATGTCCAACCTGTGACTGTGAGAAG GCCAGAATCCCAAATGCACCCATATGCCACGGCAATGGAGACCTGGTGTGTGGGAAGTGTCATTGCCATGAAGGCTG GCTGAGTGCATTCTGTAACTGCTCTGCAAGTGCTGCATCTCAGGACAGCAGCCAGTGTATTGCTCCGGGCTCGACCGAAGCATGTTCAGGTCGAGGTGACTGCACAGACtgtggaatgtgtgtgtgctacaaCCCCAAGCGGTTTGAAGGACCCTACTGTCAATATGATAAAACCCAGTGTCAACGGTCTGGAGGATTCCTTTGCAACG ACCGTGGCTCTTGTGTAATGGGTCGCTGTGTGTGTACGGAGGGCTGGGAGGGCAATGCTTGTGACTGTTCCAAGAGCAACCAAACCTGTCTAGACACCAAAGGG GGTCTCTGCAATGGGCGaggtaaatgtgtttgtggtcgCTGTGAGTGTCCGAGCGGGATTGAAATGACTTCAGTCTGTGAGCCAAATTTTCAG GCCCAATTGGGAGTGTGTGAGTCTACGAGGTATTGTGTCCAGTGTCAGGCCTGGAAgacaggagagaagaaaaagaaggaggagtGTGATAAGTGTATTTTCAAAGTCATCATGGTGGATGAACTCAAAGAAA GGAAGAAGGTTCTTGATTCTTGCAGTTTCcgtgatgaggatgatgactGTACGTACCACTACACCGTTCAAAACCCTGAAGATAAGAAAATTAAGGACTTGGTGGTTGAGGTGCTCAAAAAGAAAG ATTGTCCAGCGGCTAGCCTCCTGTGGTTgctccctctcctcttgttCCTCTTGTTGCTGCTGGCACTTTTGCTGCTCTGCTGTTGGAAATACTGTGCCTGCTGCAAATCGTGCTTccag CGCTGCCTTGCCTGGCTGCCTTGCTGTAGACGAG GACGCATGGTTGGCTTCAAGGAAGACGAGTATTTGCTCCATCAATCTCGGCTCACCTCAGACCATCTGGACACACCGATGGTGAGGACCGGCCCACCCAAGGGGACTGATGTGGTTCGCTGGAAGGTAACCGATAACGTACACAGAGGACCCAATCATCCCCAGGCTCTGATAAAGCCCAACCCGAAAGAGataa TCCAGTACCCCATCTCCCTCCGACTAAACAGGTTGTTCTCTGAGAACCTGTCTCGCCCCGAATCCAGGGATGCTGAACAGCTGCGTAAAGAAGTGTCCGATAAC CTGAATGAAGTGTACAAGCAGATTCCAGGTGCACAGAAGGTGCAAAAGATCTCCTTCAG ATTGCAGAGAAATGCTGGAAAGAG GCAGGACTACGCCATCATGGACACCATCTTACCTGCTCCCCGTGGCAACTACCCGGATATTGTCAAACTTACAGAGAAAAACGTCCAGTCGGGAAACTTAAGTGATCTGAAAGTTGTGCCTGGCTACTTCACTGTGGCAACAGACAGAG AGGCTGCGGGAGCCGTAGAGTTCCAAGAAGGTGTGGAGTCATTAGACGTTCACGTTCCCCTCTTCGCCAAGGAAGAAGATGATGACAAGAAACAGCTGCTGGTCGAGGCCAAGGATGTGCCACTGGGCATTGCTGAGATTGGAAAACGTTTGGTtaacatcaccatcatcaaaGAGCATG cCTCCAGTGTCTTTTCGTTCCTCCAGCCTGCGTACACTTACAACAGGAAGGATGGTGTGGCCAACATCCCAATCAGCAGAGAGATTATAGATGATGTGCGCACCCAGGTCACTTACCGTACACGAGACCTCACAGCCAAGGACAAGAGG GACTATATGACTGTGGAAGGAGACCTGACTTACCTTCCTGGTGAGACCCAGAAAACAGTGCCTGTTCGACTGCTAGAGGTGGGAGAGAAAAATGTCCTCCTGGAAGACAAACCGGTCAAGCAGTTTGTCATGGATCTCAGTAACCCACGTCAGGGTGCAAAGTTGGGACGCTACCCTCGAACTACTGTCACTATTGCGGACCAACCAG AACCAACTGTGATGATGTTCAAAAAGGGCAGCCAGAACTTCTCCACATCTGACCCAACCTACACCATCCCTGTGGTCCGCACTCACAACCAGGACAGCCCTGCCACAGTGAAATGGCGCACCAAGAAGGCTCAGCGCTTCGACCTATCAGGCCCACTTAAGTTTGGTccaggagagacagagaagaacaTAGTGATCGACCCGGGGTCCCACCCTGGAACGATCAAACCAGAGACCTTCCAACTGGAGCTGTTTGACCCAAGTAGCGGTGCTACTGTCGGAGAAAGAAAGACCACACTTGTCAATGTAGCCGATGGAG CTCCAAAATCTCCAGAATTTTCCCAGATGCAGCAGAAGGGCTACATCAATAAATCCTCTTCCCCAGCGAACCTTAAAGCCTCCTCCCCGGCAAACCCTAAAGCCACAGCAACTGGACCTAGAGGCATCCGCCTGAAATGGGACCCACCACCCGGTAACCCCACGGGCTACAAG GTTAAATATTGGATCTATGGTGACCCAGAGAAAGATGCCAAGGTGATGGATGTGAAGACTACTCATGCTGATTTGACCAACCTGTACCCCTATTGCGACTATGAGATGCGAGTGTGCGCCTACAATGCAATGGGAGACAGCAACGATACAGACATTGTTTCCTGTCAAACAATGGAGGACG TTCCTGGTGAACCTGGACGTCTCGCCTTCAATGTCATCAGTCCAACTGTCACTCAAATTAGCTGGGCAGAGCCCGCAGAGACCAATGGCAATATTACTGCTTATGAGGTCATCTACACACCCATCGATGATGACACGA AGCCAGTGGGTGCTGCTAAGAAAGTAAAGATTGACAACCCCAAGAAGAGAATGATGCTGATCGAGAACCTCCAGAATGCCCAGACCTACCAGTACAAAGTACGAGCAAAGAACAGTGTGGGCTGGGGCCCCTTCAGAGATGCCACCATTAACCTGGCATCGCAGCCTGCCAGACCACTGTCCA TTCCCATCATTCCAGATATCCCTATTGTGGATGCAGAGGCAGGAGACGAGTATGACAGTTACTTGATGTACAGCAATGAGGTGCTGAAGTCGCCTACAGGCTCCAAGACACCCAGCATCTCTGGTGATG ATTACACGATGAACGCGAAGTGGGACCAAAACTTCCTTTTCCCAGGCGGATCAGGGACACGCAACTTGTCTGCATCGTCCTCTCCGATGTCTACGTTGAGCTCAAACTATAAAGTAGGAGGAGGCACCTATACCACAGAATCAAGTACCACCTACATGACAGGACCAG GAGGTACTCGTAGGCAGGAAATGATcatcggaggaggaggaggaggtggagtagGAGGAGGCACCTATACCACCGAAACAAGTACCACCTACATGACTGGACCAG GAGGTACTCGTAGGCAGGAAATGCTCATCGGCGGAGGAGGAGTTCACACATCAGAAGTCATCATGAGGAAGCGTTCAGAGAACAGGGGCTACACAGATGAAAACATCCGGGACTCTATCGTCATGGGAGATTTGTCAGGCACGTTCCAAAGCCCTG ATGCACGACTTTCTCCAGGTGTTCCAGACACCCCCAGCAGACTGGTGTTCTCTGCTCTGGGTCCCACCGCCCTGAAGGTCAGCTGGCAGGAGCCTCACTGCGAGAAGGACATCCTGAGCTACAGTGTTATCTACCAGCTGCTCAACGGAG GTGAGGCGAATCGTGTCGATGTGACAAACCCAGAAGAGAACTCAGTGATCATCCAGGACCTGCTGCCAAATCACTCCTACCTATTTAAGGTAAAGGCTCAGAGCCAGGAGGGCTGGGGTCCAGAAAGAGAGGGAGTCATCACCATCGAGTCCGCTGTCGACCCCAAGAGTCCTCTCAGCCCCATGCCAG GCTCACCATTTACTCTGAGCACCCCCAGTGCACCGGGCCCCCTTGTCTTCACTGCTCTGAGTCCTGATTCGCTGCAGCTCAGCTGGGAGAAGCCTCGTAAACCCAACGGAGACATCCTGGGATATGTAGTCACCTGTGAACAGCTGCACGGTGGAG GAGATGTTCGCACCTTCCAGGTGAATGGAGACAGTGCTGATATCAGTCTGACCGTCCCAAACCTGACTGAGAACATTCCTTACAAGTTTAAAGTCCAGGCTCGTACCACACAGGGCTTTGGTCCTGAGAGGGAGGGAATCATCACTATTGAGTCTCAGGATGCAG GAGCAATGTCTCAGTACAGCATGCAGTCGATGCAAATGAAAGACATTTCCCAAATGCCATTGCAAAGCAATGACTCCATGCTGGACTCCTTTTTCTCAG ATGGGATGATGATGACCACACAGCGCACGGAGACCAGCGGCATGGTGACCCGTCAGGTTACTAAGGAAGTGGTTCAGAGGAGTGTCACGGGAGGAGCCACCGTCACAAAGAAGATGTTCTATGAGTCTTAA